In Erigeron canadensis isolate Cc75 chromosome 6, C_canadensis_v1, whole genome shotgun sequence, the following are encoded in one genomic region:
- the LOC122604431 gene encoding uncharacterized protein LOC122604431: MSIRLLKGKEWEAGKTLHRVPHPKTISRTHTSDPPAIIGDSALIDTLSPNSDQSILLPLSLLSPNSNLRSSVVIGEVLCLPTLLKWLTDGGTSSFAYARCTPTRPAAVYNHTLYQDAPIIMRVTTIMCLALRSWLCYRNKDPGSTRVFKHI; the protein is encoded by the exons ATGAGTATAAGGTTGTTAAAGGGGAAGGAGTGGGAAGCGGGGAAGACACTTCACCGCGTG CCACACCCTAAAACGATTTCACGCACACACACATCCGATCCTCCCGCCATCATCGGTGATTCCGCTTTGATCGACACCCTTTCTCCTAATTCCGATCAATCCATTCTCCTGCCATTATCACTCCTTTCTCCTAATTCCAATCTACGATCCTCTGTCGTCATTGGTGAG GTTCTTTGTCTACCGACGTTGCTCAAATGGCTAACGGATGGAGGGACTTCATCATTTGCTTATGCCAGATGCACTCCAACCCGACCTGCTGCAGTCTACAATCACACTTTGTACCAGGATGCACCTATAATAATGCGTGTGACGACAATCATGTGCTTGGCTTTGAG GAGCTGGTTATGTTACCGAAACAAAGATCCAGGTTCTACACGAGTTTTCAAACACATTTAA
- the LOC122603494 gene encoding protochlorophyllide-dependent translocon component 52, chloroplastic-like yields MEALKVPSPVLPTLLVTNQMSKHIFSLPLTHRQPRITRFSNSKFKKFNAVSPSVSTEPAFLLEEEEEEIESVDKDEKFDWLSQWYAVMPVCDLDKRAPHGKKVMGLDVVVWWDQNEDSWKVFDDRCPHRLAPLSEGRIDQWGRLQCVYHGWCFGGSGDCKLIPQAALDGPPVHTFQKACVAVYPSTVQNGIVWFWPNTDPKHKDILTLKKPPYIPELDDPSFTYQVFARDLAYGHEILFENLLDPAHIPYAHYGILGAPQPSVKLDQEGGRPIDINVDKIHTNGFTSNHRNGKWHFVPPCLLYGSVTTFGVNPVNVAKSANKKDHLAQNPPSQPLLVFIAVPVSPGNSRLIIVSPRHWDAWIDRISFRWMYHIAQNLVMDSDLYILHVGEKKVMQAGLSNWRNVCFVPTKSDACVVAYRKWLNKYAGGQVDWGENFDLSYLPPTPPREQLMDRYWTHVVNCSSCSAAYKGLKALKVSLQVFPFAAVAIAAAIKEGMITNVARTTLVVVAVFCFVGSKWLSHYIYEKFHYHDYNHAAR; encoded by the exons ATGGAAGCTCTCAAAGTTCCCTCCCCTGTGTTACCAACTTTACTTGTCACAAACCAAATGTCCAAACACATTTTCAGTCTTCCACTTACTCATAGACAACCACGAATAACCCggttttcaaattcaaaattcaagaagtttaATGCAGTTTCACCATCGGTTTCAACAGAACCGGCATTCTTActtgaagaagaggaagaagaaatcGAAAGCGTTGATAAAGATGAGAAATTTGACTGGCTTTCTCAGTGGTATGCAGTAATGCCAGTGTGTGATCTTGACAAAAGAGCACCACATGGGAAGAAAGTAATGGGTCTTGATGTGGTGGTTTGGTGGGATCAGAATGAGGATTCTTGGAAAGTTTTTGATGATCGATGTCCACATAGATTAGCTCCGCTTTCAGAAGGAAGGATTGATCAATGGGGCAGGTTGCAATGTGTGTATCATGGTTGGTGCTTTGGTGGCTCTGGTGATTGCAAATTAATCCCTCAAGCGGCTCTTGATGGTCCTCCG GTTCATACCTTTCAGAAAGCGTGTGTAGCTGTTTATCCAAGCACTGTGCAAAACGGAATTGTTTGGTTCTGGCCGAATACTGATCCTAAACATAAAGATATCCTTACACTGAAAAAACCGCCATACATCCCTGAACTCGATGATCCTTCATTTACTTATCAAGTGTTTGCTAGAGATCTAGCATATGG GCACGAAATCTTGTTTGAAAATCTCTTGGATCCTGCTCACATTCCATATGCGCATTACGGGATACTGGGGGCGCCACAGCCCAG TGTTAAGCTTGATCAGGAAGGAGGTAGACCTATTGATATAAATGTAGACAAAATACACACAAACGGCTTTACATCAAACCATCGAAACGGAAAATGGCACTTTGTGCCTCCTTGTCTGCTTTATGGTAGTGTGACCACATTTGGAGTAAATCCAGTTAACGTGGCAAAATCAGCCAACAAAAAG GACCATTTAGCACAAAACCCGCCTAGCCAGCCACTATTGGTCTTTATTGCTGTTCCAGTCAGCCCGGGTAATAGCAGATTGATAATTGTTTCTCCTAGACATTGGGATGCTTGGATAGATCGAATTTCTTTCAGATGGATGTACCATATTGCACAGAATTTGGTTATGGATTCGGATTTGTATATTCTTCACGTTGGG GAAAAGAAAGTAATGCAGGCGGGTCTTTCTAACTGGAGAAATGTCTGTTTCGTGCCAACCAAATCAGATGCTTGTGTGGTTGCATATAGGAAGTGGCTAAACAAATATGCAGGCGGCCAAGTTGATTGGGgggaaaattttgatttatcttATCTTCCGCCCACCCCTCCTAGAGAACAGCTTATGGACAG GTACTGGACTCATGTAGTGAACTGCAGCAGCTGTAGTGCAGCATATAAAGGACTTAAAGCACTCAAGGTGTCTCTTCAGGTGTTTCCTTTTGCTGCAGTGGCTATTGCGGCTGCAATTAAGGAAGGAATGATTACAAATGTTGCAAGAACGACACTTGTCGTTGTTGCAGTGTTCTGTTTTGTCGGATCTAAATGGTTGTCTCATTATATCTACGAGAAGTTCCATTACCATGACTATAATCACGCAGCCCGTTGA